A single genomic interval of Chitinophaga sp. 180180018-3 harbors:
- the gyrA gene encoding DNA gyrase subunit A — MTEHTENHQEGRVVQINIEEQMKTAYIDYSMSVIVGRALPDVRDGLKPVHRRVLFGMNELGNHSNKPYKKSARVVGEVMGKYHPHGDASIYDTIVRLAQPWSMRYPMVDGQGNFGSVDGDMPAAMRYTEIRLQKVAEAMLEDIEKETVDFNNNFDDTLEEPTVLPTRIPNLLVNGASGIAVGMATNIMPHNLSEVVDGAIAYVENREITVEDLIKHVKAPDFPTGGIIYGFEGVKQGFETGRGRVVVRGKITSETTKNGRERLIIYELPYQINKAVLHQKIAQLVNDKIIEGISDVRDESDREGMRLVIDLKREAISSVIINQLFKYSELQTSFGINNVALVKGRPRILNLKEMIAEFIDFRHEVVVRRTKFDLRKAEEKAHILAGYLIALDHLDQVIALIRAAATPEVAKDGLMSEFGLSEIQAKAILELRLQRLTGMERDKIRAEYDDIMKLIAYLKDVLGDESLRMKIIKEELEDVKKRFGDERKTEIQYLASEMRIEDIIAEEDVVITISHLGYIKRTSAYDYRQQKRGGRGAIGGRTRDEDYIEHLFVASTHHTMLFFTEKGRCYWLKVYEIPDGEKSGKGRAIQNMIQLPQDDKIRAIIDIKDLGDKDYINSHYIVLCTKKGIIKKTLLEEFSRPRQNGVNAITVNEGDQLLEAKLTTGDSQIMMAIQSGRAIRFPEATVRDTGRGAIGVRGIEVDSENDEVVGMVCVEKDDDQKTILVVSEKGFGKRTNIEEYRITNRGGKGVKTINITEKTGSLIAILDVTEKQDLMITCKSGITIRMAVSDIREAGRATQGVRLIRLDDSDEIAAVARLDEQEEETVQEEGVEGSETPAADNSETPDTAQDNAGETAGEPEDINE; from the coding sequence ATGACAGAGCATACGGAAAATCACCAGGAAGGGAGAGTTGTCCAGATTAACATCGAGGAGCAGATGAAAACGGCTTACATAGATTATTCTATGTCCGTGATCGTCGGCCGCGCCTTGCCGGATGTGAGAGATGGTCTTAAGCCTGTACACCGCCGGGTTTTATTCGGAATGAACGAACTCGGTAACCACAGTAACAAACCTTACAAGAAATCTGCCCGTGTGGTGGGGGAAGTAATGGGTAAATATCACCCTCACGGTGATGCTTCTATTTACGACACCATTGTACGTTTGGCCCAGCCCTGGAGCATGCGTTATCCAATGGTAGACGGACAGGGTAACTTTGGTTCGGTGGATGGTGATATGCCAGCGGCCATGCGTTATACGGAGATCCGCCTTCAGAAGGTAGCAGAAGCTATGCTGGAAGACATCGAGAAAGAAACGGTTGATTTCAACAACAACTTCGACGATACCCTCGAGGAACCTACTGTACTTCCCACCCGTATTCCTAACCTGCTGGTAAACGGTGCTTCCGGTATTGCCGTAGGGATGGCCACCAACATCATGCCCCATAACCTCAGTGAAGTGGTAGATGGCGCCATTGCCTATGTGGAAAACAGGGAGATTACCGTGGAAGACCTGATCAAACATGTGAAGGCCCCCGATTTCCCGACCGGTGGTATTATTTACGGTTTTGAAGGCGTTAAACAGGGCTTTGAGACAGGAAGAGGCAGGGTAGTGGTAAGAGGTAAGATCACCTCTGAAACCACCAAAAACGGCCGCGAAAGGCTGATTATTTATGAGCTGCCTTACCAGATCAACAAAGCCGTATTACACCAGAAAATTGCACAGCTGGTAAATGATAAGATCATCGAAGGCATTTCCGATGTAAGGGACGAGAGCGACCGCGAAGGTATGCGGCTTGTGATAGACCTGAAGCGGGAGGCCATCTCCAGTGTGATCATCAACCAGTTGTTTAAATATTCAGAACTGCAAACTTCCTTTGGTATCAACAACGTGGCGCTGGTAAAAGGCCGTCCGCGTATCCTGAACCTGAAGGAAATGATTGCGGAATTCATCGATTTCAGGCATGAAGTAGTTGTCAGGAGAACCAAATTCGACCTGCGTAAGGCAGAGGAGAAGGCGCATATCCTGGCGGGTTACCTGATTGCACTGGATCACCTCGACCAGGTGATTGCCCTGATTCGCGCGGCGGCCACACCAGAGGTGGCAAAAGACGGCCTGATGAGTGAATTCGGCCTCAGCGAGATCCAGGCCAAAGCCATCCTGGAACTGCGTCTGCAACGTCTGACAGGCATGGAACGCGATAAGATCCGTGCTGAATACGACGATATCATGAAGCTGATCGCTTACCTGAAAGACGTACTCGGTGATGAGTCTTTACGTATGAAGATCATCAAGGAAGAGCTGGAAGATGTGAAGAAAAGATTCGGTGACGAACGTAAAACTGAAATACAATATCTGGCCAGTGAAATGAGAATCGAAGATATTATCGCGGAAGAAGACGTGGTAATTACGATCTCTCACCTGGGCTATATCAAACGTACTTCTGCCTACGACTACCGTCAGCAGAAACGTGGCGGACGTGGCGCCATCGGCGGCCGTACCCGCGATGAAGATTACATCGAACACCTGTTCGTGGCTTCCACCCACCACACCATGCTGTTCTTTACCGAAAAAGGCCGCTGCTACTGGTTGAAAGTATACGAAATACCAGACGGCGAGAAGAGTGGTAAAGGCCGCGCTATCCAGAATATGATACAGTTGCCGCAGGACGATAAGATCCGCGCTATTATCGATATTAAGGATCTGGGTGATAAGGATTACATCAACAGTCACTACATCGTACTCTGCACCAAGAAAGGTATCATCAAGAAAACATTGCTGGAAGAATTCTCCCGTCCGCGTCAGAACGGGGTGAACGCTATTACCGTCAATGAAGGCGACCAGCTGCTGGAAGCCAAGCTGACTACCGGCGACAGCCAGATCATGATGGCTATCCAGAGTGGACGCGCTATCCGCTTCCCTGAAGCAACGGTTCGAGATACCGGTCGTGGTGCCATCGGAGTAAGAGGAATCGAGGTCGACAGCGAGAATGATGAGGTGGTTGGTATGGTTTGTGTGGAAAAAGATGACGATCAGAAAACCATCCTGGTGGTTTCTGAAAAAGGGTTCGGAAAGCGTACCAATATCGAGGAATATCGTATCACCAACCGCGGTGGTAAAGGGGTTAAAACCATCAATATCACTGAAAAAACAGGTAGCCTGATTGCGATCCTCGATGTAACCGAGAAACAGGATCTGATGATCACCTGTAAGTCTGGTATCACCATCCGTATGGCGGTATCCGACATCCGGGAAGCCGGAAGGGCCACTCAGGGTGTGCGCCTGATCCGTCTTGACGACAGTGATGAAATTGCAGCTGTAGCCCGACTGGATGAGCAGGAAGAAGAAACTGTACAGGAAGAGGGCGTAGAAGGTAGCGAAACGCCTGCAGCAGATAACAGTGAAACACCGGATACCGCCCAGGATAATGCCGGGGAAACCGCTGGTGAGCCTGAAGATATCAACGAATAA